In Hypanus sabinus isolate sHypSab1 unplaced genomic scaffold, sHypSab1.hap1 scaffold_520, whole genome shotgun sequence, the DNA window aagatataaaaatttaagtaaaataatcagtttttttttgtttgtgctaAACTTGCGTTGATTCAATTTAAAGCGATACATACGGCACATAAGTCCGAAGGTAAATtagctcgattttattctcatataaatccgatctgtgatagatgtcattctgaggtagCCTCTTTGACTCATATATTTTGATCTTGCCCTCTCTTGGAAAAgttttggaaagatatttttgatatattttctacaattttacatatggatttacaacctcatccaatTACGGCAATTTTTGATTTACCAATGATCGATCTGCCCTCTGAAGCTCGGCAGATGATTGCATCTGCCTCCTTAATggctattgaactggaaagaaattaatcctctaaccacatctcaatggttctcccaaaccatatcttgtttaaatttagaaaaaattagaagtgtcacaTTTGACCCCTCGGTTAAATTTGCAGAAACTTGGAGGCCTTTTAGTCAATACTTTCATAGAATGTAATCTGACTTTCTCTGATCCCtttattttattcattgagttgagTAGGGGAGCGGAGTTAACGACATTAATGATATTATTTGATATAATTgaatagcccagctttgtttcGTTTTGTTTTAGTTTGGTTTAGATGTTTTTCGATTTCAATTTTGGTTTTTttccccatctttttatttttttctattttggcTATCAAGGGTTTGGGAGGTCAATTATATTGGTGCTATTTATAGCTTTTTCTTTCATATATTAATTACCAACAGTCTAATCCCACTCGCTTGACACTACCATGATCATTAAGTATTTACTTTTGAAaaacaataaaaagattgaaaaagaaaggattTTATTTTAGTTGTCAGTCACTATGTTATTAACTGAGTAACATTTTTCTCTCTTGAGTTTATGCCAAGAACATTTTTGGAGCATTTACTTTTTTCAGTTAATTCAATAATCCTCTCCTCACTTCCCCACTCTCCCAGTAGGGACAGCACTACGAGATTTTATTTCTTAATAATTCGGAGGATGGAGTTAACCGGATACTTCACGGCGTTGACAAACTCCTGCCGGAACTTCGATTGAGTCACCCCATAAATGAAAGTGTTGGTGCACAGACTGAAGTTCTGTAGCATATATCCGACATGTGCAAAGATGAACTCGGAATTGTTGTACTGGCTGGGAGTTGTTCCGGCGATGTTGTAATATAAGAAGTCAAGGACAGTTGTTAACCACAGAAGGATAAAGCTGCCAGATATAGTAAACAGTAAGATCatcgacctcctcctgctctccatctccgggtcactttGATTCTGCcctttgctctgacccctcagggCCTTCCGCACACGACTGGCCAGTAAAATGTGTCTGACCgtcagaacattgaacagcaaaatAAAAGCGAGAGGCAGCAGGGGGGTCACAACCTTATCAAGCATCCTGAACCCCACCCACAGCGGGTCGGTGTAATAAACCCGCTTCCGTTTACAGAACCACGGTACTTTATCAATGATAAATTTGGGTTCGGAAGAGAAATAGAAGGGGACGTTTTTCAGACACAGCAGGACGCCGGTTATCGCCAGAACCGCCGCCGCAGTTTTCAaggtgcagtattttgttttcagcttctggcaacaaatgagGACAAAGCGGTCGAAGCTGAatgcgacggtgaaccagacggaacagtcccTGGCCGCGCACATCAGGAAAAAGTTAATGTTACAGGTGGGATACCTGTCCAGGTATGATCCGGGAAAGTAATAGCTGATTCGCATGAGTATGACGGCGGTGACGACAGCCAGCATGTCCGCTGCTGCCATGACAACcaagtagcgagtggtgcagctggagaggccgcactttccccgggacaggatcgcgATCGCCACCAAATTCACTGTGAAGAATAAAAGAGAATGGATTATTTAATAAACTCCGCCGACTGTTCGGAACCCCGGGTGACTTCGTCAGTGAGAGACCCTACTCACCCGGTGCACATTGCCACCCCTTGTTTTAATCAACTGGTTATCTGCTCTGACGAAGTGTTatctggtcctgacgaagggtctcggcccgaaacatcgacagcgcctctccctataggtgctgcctggcctgctgcgtttcgccagcattttttctgtgttgtctgaatttccagcatctgaagatttcctcgtGGTTATCTGCTCTGCCTCTTGACACCAGACTGAGTTCTGTTTCTCAAGCCCTGCTTACACATAACCGGGTCCTATAATTCTTGTCCCTATAAAACACCGTTTTCACTGGAGCAATTATGTTACTGTGTAAGCAGAATATACGAATGGAGACCGCTTCAGAGATGGCTGACCGGCACCGACAGACGGCCCTGATACAGGCAACAACATGTCTGCTACCCGACCGTGAGTCCGATCGAGAACGTGGAAACTGTCATTTTTAGAATAATAATTTCATTGTTACTCTCAATTGaaagaaaggaatgaacagtGAATATTACTCACAATATCTTAACAAAACACTGTTGCTGATCCTACGATGGGACGCAAAgatgcaaattcagaaatcagaggggcCACGGGCCTTCGGTGCAGGATCCGGTAATGGTGAACTTATCGATGCTaggattcatttcgagaggaccagaatataaactCAAGTATGTACTGCTGAGGTTTATAAGGCGTCAGTCACACCGCGTTCAGAGCTGTTTTGGGACGAAAGAACGcgatggcattggagagtgtccggAGGAGTTTCACGGGAATGATCCGGGTAATGACAAGTTTAACGTATCAGGATCGGGTGATGGATGCGGGTctttactcgctggagtttaaaataaTGCGGAGGGGGGGGGAGGATCTTACTGAAAACGGTCAAATATTGAACGtttatatagagtggatgtgtagagggtgTCGTCTGTAGTGGTGGAGCCTGGGACCAGAGTGCATGGACTCAGAATAGAGAGAAGTCTCTTTAGAATGAAGACGGTGGGAGAAATGGttttccagagggtggtgaatctgtggaattttctgccacatacggctgtggagaccaagttatttGGGATATTTAAAGTGTTATGTAAAGGCGTGAAATGTTACGGGCTGAagtctggagaatggggttgagagggatcatcAGTTAGTCATAATTAACTATCCGAGCAGACTCAAAGGACCGAGAGGCGCCGTTTTGAATCGATGTCTTACGGTCTACCGTTTGCCGCTCGTCATTGAATTAGGTATTGAGCGTGGAGTTTGTCACCTTACACAATAGAATTCAAGTTTAGTCTCATTTGAAAGAATGCAATAAACAGCAAATGCTGTTCGGAATATCTGAACAGAATAATGCCGCTGATAATATGATGGGACATGGGATTAACCGCTGGATCAACGGGCAAGAATTCCAGGTACAAAACGGAGCAAATTACTGGCTGACAACACATCATTTCCAGTCGCTTACCGGGTAAGCCAATGATGGCAATGATCAAATAGCAGATCCTTCGGGCGCTGTtaaatgtttccaacattttcggCCCGCACGCTGTTGGCGGCCTTTCTGATTGAAGCTCCGGATCCGCATTCCGTCCGGGAGCATCACAGTTATAAACCCTGAGATCTCCTCTGGGAATCTTCAATTGCGACATCGTTCAATACCGACAAATTTAGCATTGAGAAATAAAGATGACGACAGCAGCGTGGCATCTTCATTGTGTTGCAATACAATTATTTCACCATTACAAATGAGACACCAGCAAACATGCGGCCGTTAACAATGAAGCATAACTTGATAGGAAATATTGTAATTCAACAATGGGATCATTTGTGCTAAGCCAGCCCAGTCATTGGATTTAAAGTGTGATATTGCTTGATCAGGTCCTATTGGGTTCGGGTCATTGATTGATGGAGAGTTGCAGCAGAGAAACAAACCCTGCGTCCACCGAGTCAGTTCCAGTGACTATCCGCCCATTTACATCACTCCTATAGCCGTCCCGTTTTATTTTCCCCTCGTTCTCATCAACGAGTCCCGCAGAACATCTTGCCGTTTGCCTGCATGCCACCTGCaatttcaacgttcaaagtacatttgtcacAAAGCATGTATGCAGTATTCAACACcgggatcaaagttcaaagtaggtttattatgaaagtatgtcTGTAGCATACAGCCTGAGATTTGTATTCCCGCTGGtagtca includes these proteins:
- the LOC132389271 gene encoding probable G-protein coupled receptor 139, which gives rise to MSQLKIPRGDLRVYNCDAPGRNADPELQSERPPTACGPKMLETFNSARRICYLIIAIIGLPVNLVAIAILSRGKCGLSSCTTRYLVVMAAADMLAVVTAVILMRISYYFPGSYLDRYPTCNINFFLMCAARDCSVWFTVAFSFDRFVLICCQKLKTKYCTLKTAAAVLAITGVLLCLKNVPFYFSSEPKFIIDKVPWFCKRKRVYYTDPLWVGFRMLDKVVTPLLPLAFILLFNVLTVRHILLASRVRKALRGQSKGQNQSDPEMESRRRSMILLFTISGSFILLWLTTVLDFLYYNIAGTTPSQYNNSEFIFAHVGYMLQNFSLCTNTFIYGVTQSKFRQEFVNAVKYPVNSILRIIKK